The following coding sequences lie in one Primulina huaijiensis isolate GDHJ02 chromosome 2, ASM1229523v2, whole genome shotgun sequence genomic window:
- the LOC140958817 gene encoding protein LIGHT-DEPENDENT SHORT HYPOCOTYLS 4-like: MNSSTPEIINFTITTDTAAAQVSGSLTPASSSPASATSPTTTSRYENQKRRDWNTFGQYLRNHRPPLSLARCSGAHVLEFLRYLDQFGKTKVHTPICPFYGHPNPPAPCPCPLRQAWGSLDALIGRLRAAYEENGGKPEANPFGARAVRLYLREVRDSQAKARGISYEKKKRKKPPPSATDGSSSMPPPSQC, encoded by the coding sequence ATGAACTCATCGACCCCAGAAATTATCAATTTCACCATCACCACCGACACGGCCGCCGCACAGGTCTCCGGTAGCTTAACGCCCGCCTCCTCCTCGCCCGCCTCTGCCACATCCCCGACGACCACAAGCCGATACGAGAACCAAAAACGCCGAGACTGGAACACCTTCGGCCAGTACCTCCGCAACCACCGTCCCCCACTCTCACTCGCTCGTTGCAGCGGCGCCCACGTCCTCGAATTCCTCCGGTACCTGGATCAGTTCGGAAAAACGAAGGTCCACACCCCGATCTGTCCCTTTTACGGGCACCCGAACCCGCCGGCCCCTTGCCCCTGCCCGCTGCGCCAGGCCTGGGGCAGCCTCGATGCTCTCATAGGACGCCTGCGGGCAGCGTACGAGGAGAATGGAGGCAAGCCCGAAGCAAACCCTTTTGGAGCTCGGGCAGTCAGGCTTTATTTACGGGAAGTTCGTGATTCACAGGCCAAGGCAAGAGGGATTAGTtatgagaagaagaagagaaagaagCCGCCGCCCTCTGCTACCGATGGCTCTTCTTCCATGCCACCGCCGAGTCAATGTTAG
- the LOC140963457 gene encoding putative E3 ubiquitin-protein ligase XBAT35, whose amino-acid sequence MGLQQSKDELLYKEVSKGNIEGIKALRSQGAGLEWVDSEKKTPLILACTSPEFYNVAKTLIELGANVNAYRPGHQAGTPLHHAAERGLGRTVELLLSHGANALKINDNCQTPLDIARMRGYSNVVRGIEGKLCLFSGWLRELFGPGFLDHLAPQLLSRKVWVVVLPCGSRNLSKPFKLELAIYAGAQDSQPRTIIPLWKANLGEPNFNQSDPIAIISNVSRIPRRWKRRRCIKSSQEAGRGRIKLAPVQESEKQQLQQFCNACKGIPQVMHSIFPFNDQVPSVQANAPPSDDDQLAMAINASSQFAEHERFASQVDSSSSSASSANSPPTHDKCCTTEASTSYSPSGSKDEVLQTISGASPTPHFQSQNNVPYTVSIPSAPASDAAIDNGPIHYPSINMTPVDLSAGDISGVTVEKKDGSASSCTICLDSPLEGACIPCGHMAGCMSCLNEIKAKKWGCPLCRANIDQIVRIYSV is encoded by the exons ATGGGGCTGCAGCAATCTAAGGACGAGCTGTTGTATAAAGAAGTGAGTAAGGGAAACATTGAAGGCATCAAAGCTTTACGAAGTCAAGGCGCTGGGCTTGAG TGGGTTGATAGCGAAAAAAAGACTCCACTGATTTTAGCTTGCACGAGTCCGGAGTTTTACAATGTCGCCAAAACATTGATCGAATTAGGTGCCAACGTGAACGCTTATCGTCCAG GACACCAAGCTGGAACTCCTCTGCATCATGCTGCGGAAAGAGGCCTTGGACGGACAGTAGAGTTGCTTCTTTCACATGGAG CAAATGCACTAAAAATAAATGACAATTGCCAAACACCACTTGACATTGCCAGAATGAGAGGATACAGCAATGTAGTCCGAGGAATTGAG GGTAAATTGTGCTTATTCTCTGGTTGGCTGAGAGAACTTTTTGGCCCAGGCTTTTTGGACCATCTGGCACCTCAATTGCTTTCAAGAAAAGT ATGGGTGGTCGTTTTACCTTGTGGTTCCCGGAATCTTAGTAAACCTTTCAAGTTGGAGCTTGCTATATATGCTGGTGCACAG GATTCCCAGCCACGGACAATTATTCCACTTTGGAAAGCCAATCTTGGGGAGCCAAATTTTAACCAGTCTGATCCTATAGCGATCATATCCAACGTTTCAAGAA TTCCAAGACGCTGGAAGAGAAGGCGCTGCATCAAGTCTTCACAGGAGGCAGGCC GTGGACGAATTAAACTGGCACCTGTGCAAGAAAGCGAAAAACAGCAACTGCAGCAGTTTTGCAATGCTTGCAAAGGAATTCCTCAG GTGATGCATTCAATATTTCCGTTCAACGATCAAGTCCCTAGTGTTCAAGCAAATGCGCCACCTTCAGACGATGATCAGCTCGCTATGGCAATTAACGCCTCTAGTCAGTTTGCTGAACATGAAAGATTTGCATCCCAAGTCGACTCATCCTCGAGTTCAGCCAGCTCTGCAAATAGCCCCCCCACCCATGATAAGTGCTGCACAACCGAAGCCTCAACCAGCTATAGTCCCAGTGGGAGCAAAGACGAGGTTCTGCAAACCATTTCTGGTGCTAGTCCGACTCCGCATTTTCAAAGCCAAAATAACGTCCCTTATACTGTCTCGATTCCATCTGCTCCTGCCTCAGACGCTGCCATTGATAATGGTCCAATCCACTATCCATCAATCAACATGACCCCTGTTGATTTATCTGCTGGTGACATATCTGGTGTTACCGTtgaaaagaaagatggtagtgcTTCATCTTGCACGATTTGCCTGGACTCCCCACTCGAGGGAGCTTGCATTCCTTGCGGCCACATGGCTGGATGCATGTCTTGTTTGAATGAGATTAAGGCGAAGAAATGGGGTTGCCCCCTCTGTCGTGCCAACATCGACCAAATCGTAAGGATATATTCTGTCTAG